TCTTTGAGGTATATATCGCTCTTAAATCATTTCGATCTATTGGATGAAAAGAGTGCGTAAATTGTTCTTGAACAGGTAATTGTAGACATCGTAAAATAACATGATGGATATCCATGTTGAATTTCCATAATGAATCGTATCTTTTCTGAAAGATAGGTTCTAAAAGAAACGCGTAATATTCGAAAAATGGAGAGGCTTGATATGCAGATACCAATGTTTTCCAGTGATCTCTTTGCCAGGATTCGATATTTGAAATTTCTACATCAGTTATTTTAATCTTTTGAGACCCTGACTTAACAGGAACGGTTAATGTTATAGGTCCATTGGCGCCATAAATTTTTGCTCTATTTCTAAAAGTTTGCTTTTGAAAATTCTCATGTGCATCTATAAATCGATCGAATTTTACCCAATAGGAATAATACGAAATTGGACCGGCATATAAAAGAGGAAAAATATGAGAAGAATCAGGTGTCATACTGAATAAAATAATGCGGTAAAACTAATCAAAATCATGTTTCAACAACCTTAAAATGATGTAAATTAGTAAGTGAAATAAAAGTTAAATCAAGAGCGTTTTAGAGCCTGTAGAACTTGATTTTTATGGTCTCTGATGCTAAACAAAAATTATATAGTTATGAGCAGTGAAGTGTTGCCAGTCGAAAAAAGAGTTTATGTAAAAGACTTAAGTTTTGATCATGAATTATGGGATAATGAAATGAAGTTCTACAGAAATGAACTTGAAATCTTTGATCACAGATTAGAACAGGATGTGGTTAGATTATCCGAACAAGAGGCTTTACGTGAACTCGAACATTTTCAAAATCAATTTATTCGCCAAAATGAGGTATTAGATATTTTGAACAAGAGAGTAAGACAAAATAGAAAAAGCATCACAAGAAATTCGGTTGATGGAGAGATCAAGAATAACGATGAGATTATCAATGAATATAACAGTTTAAGAGACGAATTCGAAACATTTGAAAGAATATATGCGGATTTAAAAAAGAACTTTTTAGATTTCAATCATAAACATTTTTAAAATTAACTCTTTAAGTTTTAGGCCCCTATTGAGAGATAGGGGCTTTTTTATGAAGTGAACATTGGAAAGTTTCCGGTTTTAGTATGAAATAAATATATATTCGAGTTTTAAAGCATAACGATGAAGTATCAAAAGGTGATCAAGGCAAATATTGTAGATATCCGTAATCGAAAAATTTATGGTGCAGAAATAGAAGTTGTTGGGGACAGGATTAAGGAAATTAGGAAGTCATCGGAACAATTTGATACCTATGTTTTACCTGGTTTTATTGATGCGCATATTCACATTGAGTCTTCCATGTTGGTACCTTCAGAGTTTGCAAGGTTGGCAGTGCCACATGGAACTGTTGCTACGGTTTCTGATCCACATGAAATCGCTAATGTTTTAGGTATAGATGGCGTGAAGTATATGATCAATAATGGAAAAGAAGTTCCTTTTCATTTTTATTTTGGCGCATCACCATGCGTACCTGCAACACCATTTGAGACCGCAGGAGCTGAATTGAATGTTCAGGACGTTGAAGAGTTATTGAAAATGGATGAGGTGAAGTATTTATCAGAAATGATGAATTGGCCTGGTGTTTTGCATCAGGATCAAGATGTAACTGCTAAAATTGATTTGGCAAAAAAATATAATAAACCTGTAGATGGTCATGCACCAGGATTAAAGGGCGAGCAAGCTCAAAAATATATTGAAGCCGGAATTTCGACCGATCACGAATGTTTTACGGAAGAGGAGGCCATAGATAAGTTGAAATTGGGCATGAAAGTTCAAATCAGACAGGGGAGTGCAGCAAGAAATTTTGAAGCGTTATTTGGGTTGATTGATAAATATTATGCGTCAATGATGTTCTGTTCGGATGATAAACATCCGGATGATTTACAGAAGGGACACATCAACGAATTGGTTGCTGAATCCGTTCGTAGGGGAAAGGATGTTTTTAAGGTGTTGCAAATGGCTTGTATTAATCCGGTAGATCATTATAAACTTGAAGTAGGCCAGCTAAGAGAAGGAGATTTAGCAGATTTTATAGAAGTGAACAACCTGGAAGAGTTTGATGTCATATCGGTTTGGGTAAAGGGTAGAAAAGTCGCGGAGAATGGGAAATCATTCATTAAAAGTGTACCAGTTGAAACTGTAAATAAATTTGGAATTTCACCAATTCAATTAAATGATATTGAGCTTTCGTCATCAACGGAAAAGGTAAATGTGATTGAAGTTTTAGACGGTGAGTTGGTGACAAACAAGATTACCGGAAATGCTGTTTTGAAAGAAGGGAAGCTCGAATCAAATACAGACGAAGATGTGCTTAAAATGGTTGTAGTAAATCGATATGAACAACATAAACCTGCCGTGGCTTTTATTCAAAACTTTGGATTAAAAAGAGGCGCTATCGCTTCATCAGTTGCTCATGATTCCCATAACATTATTGCTGTAGGTACTAGCGATGACGCTATTGTTAGATCGATTAATCTGATAATCGAAAATAAAGGTGGGTTATCAATAGTTGATGGTAAGGTTGAAAAGAGTTTATCTCTGCCGGTTGCAGGTATTATGTCTGATCAATCTGCAGAAACTGTAGCGCAGGAATATCACGAGTTATCATTAATGGCGAAAGCGCTTGGGAGTCCTTTGAGAGCACCATATATGTCATTGTCATTTATGGCTCTACTGGTAATTCCGTCTTTAAAACTTAGTGATAAGGGATTATTTGATGGAGATAAGTTTGAGTTTACAGATGTTATCGCTTAAGCTAAGATTTTTGATCAGATTCGATTAATTCCATAATCCCGGATACATCATGAGCTTCTATCCAATGATATGCAGGGTCACGCCTAAACCATGTGAGCTGTCTTTTTGCGTATCTTCTTGAATTTCGTTTAATCAATTCAATGGTTGTGTCGCGATCAGTTTTGTGCTCGAAATAATCGAAAAACTCTTTGTATCCTACAGTTTGGAGCGCATTGAGGTGTTTAAATGGAATTAAATTTCGACATTCCTCTTCAAGTCCCATATCAAGCATAAGATCAACCCTGGTGTTGATTCTTGCGTAGAGTTTTTGTCTTGGATGATCGAGAACAAATTTGATAGTACGGAATGGTCGTAAAGCTTTTTTTCCCGTTCGAAGCTCAGTATAAGTTTTATGGGTACTTAAACAAACCTCTAAAGCTCGGATGATACGTTTGGGATTTTGAGCATCTACAATTTGAGCATATTCAGGATCGAGTTTTTGAAGTTGTTCAAATAGAGGTGCTATTCCCTGTTGCTCAAATGTGGTATTTAATTCTTTCCTGGTCTCAGGATCCACGGAAGGCATCTGATCAAAGCCATTAACTACGGCATCAATAAATAGTCCCGAACCTCCAGTAAGGATAACAGAATCATATTTTTCGAATAGTTCGCTCAGTAATGGTAGAACAAGGTTCTCGAATTTACCTGCGTTAACTTCTTCCTGAATAGAGTGGGAGTCCACAAAATGATGTTTCACCCCATCCATTTCTTCTTTGGTAGGTTTCGCTGTTCCAATCGACATTTCTTTATAGAATTGTCTGGAATCACAAGAAATAACCTCTGTTCCTAGTTTTTTTGCAATTTCAACGCTTACAGATGTTTTACCACAAGCTGTTGCTCCGGTTATAACTATAAGCTGTTTCAAAAATCTAGTATGAAGGAAAGTTATTATCTAAATCCAAATCTAGATCGATGTCCCCAAAAGGATTTTCATCATCATCAGAATCAGGCATCATCTCGGATTTCATGGCACCAAATAAATCCTCAGCTGATTTTGAGTTTTGATCTGGAGCATCACCTACTGATAATAAAACGTTTGGATATTCTGTATCTGAAGAGAACTCACCTACAGAAACTACTTCAACGAAGAAGGTCCACATCAGTAAGAAGTCGAAGATGTACAACATTTTCTCTCCTGGCTTAGATAGGATATCCTGAAGCAAGGTATCACGCATTAAACGAACCTTTTGCTTATCGTCCATGCTCATATCCATCAGCATA
This genomic interval from bacterium SCSIO 12643 contains the following:
- a CDS encoding WbqC family protein, whose amino-acid sequence is MTPDSSHIFPLLYAGPISYYSYWVKFDRFIDAHENFQKQTFRNRAKIYGANGPITLTVPVKSGSQKIKITDVEISNIESWQRDHWKTLVSAYQASPFFEYYAFLLEPIFQKRYDSLWKFNMDIHHVILRCLQLPVQEQFTHSFHPIDRNDLRAIYTSKKPHPQSTTFPKYQQVFSYDKPFISDLSIFDALFNLGPETEDYLLKLNLSFT
- the ade gene encoding adenine deaminase, with the translated sequence MKYQKVIKANIVDIRNRKIYGAEIEVVGDRIKEIRKSSEQFDTYVLPGFIDAHIHIESSMLVPSEFARLAVPHGTVATVSDPHEIANVLGIDGVKYMINNGKEVPFHFYFGASPCVPATPFETAGAELNVQDVEELLKMDEVKYLSEMMNWPGVLHQDQDVTAKIDLAKKYNKPVDGHAPGLKGEQAQKYIEAGISTDHECFTEEEAIDKLKLGMKVQIRQGSAARNFEALFGLIDKYYASMMFCSDDKHPDDLQKGHINELVAESVRRGKDVFKVLQMACINPVDHYKLEVGQLREGDLADFIEVNNLEEFDVISVWVKGRKVAENGKSFIKSVPVETVNKFGISPIQLNDIELSSSTEKVNVIEVLDGELVTNKITGNAVLKEGKLESNTDEDVLKMVVVNRYEQHKPAVAFIQNFGLKRGAIASSVAHDSHNIIAVGTSDDAIVRSINLIIENKGGLSIVDGKVEKSLSLPVAGIMSDQSAETVAQEYHELSLMAKALGSPLRAPYMSLSFMALLVIPSLKLSDKGLFDGDKFEFTDVIA
- the miaA gene encoding tRNA (adenosine(37)-N6)-dimethylallyltransferase MiaA; this encodes MKQLIVITGATACGKTSVSVEIAKKLGTEVISCDSRQFYKEMSIGTAKPTKEEMDGVKHHFVDSHSIQEEVNAGKFENLVLPLLSELFEKYDSVILTGGSGLFIDAVVNGFDQMPSVDPETRKELNTTFEQQGIAPLFEQLQKLDPEYAQIVDAQNPKRIIRALEVCLSTHKTYTELRTGKKALRPFRTIKFVLDHPRQKLYARINTRVDLMLDMGLEEECRNLIPFKHLNALQTVGYKEFFDYFEHKTDRDTTIELIKRNSRRYAKRQLTWFRRDPAYHWIEAHDVSGIMELIESDQKS